A genomic window from Centroberyx gerrardi isolate f3 chromosome 14, fCenGer3.hap1.cur.20231027, whole genome shotgun sequence includes:
- the ndnl2 gene encoding necdin-like 2 — MTQRKRLSNTQNSSQSKAASLPRRSDTLQGEEEDDDITFTQPSTSQVQRGLERLTPAQVDQKTAEVVQYFLVRDQKKIPIRRADIVKHVVKEYRNIYPEIMKRAARTFEQVFGLKLVEIDTKNHVYILINKMETVEGAPLSNPSNPKMGLLFVILSIVFMKGGTVKENLIWNTLKKLRVDPGEKHEEFGDVKRVVTDEFVRQRYLEYVRIPHTEPIEYEFRWGQRAELEVSKVKILEFMGQLHDRDPQSWSQQYKEATNPNSNPNSTQASTSSQR, encoded by the exons CGCTCTGACACCTTgcagggtgaggaagaggacgaTGACATAACATTTACTCAGCCGAGTACATCACAGGTCCAGAGAGGACTGGAGAGGCTCACACCTGCACAGGTCGACCaaaag ACAGCAGAGGTGGTGCAGTACTTTCTAGTGAGGGACCAAAAGAAGATTCCCATCCGCCGAGCAG ACATTGTGAAACATGTGGTGAAAGAGTACAGAAACATCTACCCTGAGATCATGAAGAGAGCAGCACGTACCTTTGAGCAG GTATTCGGTCTTAAACTGGTTGAAATTGACACTAAAAATCATGTGTACATACTGATCAATAAGATGGAGACAGTTGAAGGAGCCCCACTGAGCAA CCCTAGCAATCCAAAGATGGGTCTGCTCTTTGTGATCCTGAGCATCGTTTTCATGAAAGGAGGCACTGTCAAAGAAA ACCTCATCTGGAATACGCTCAAGAAACTACGCGTTGACCCCGG AGAGAAACATGAAGAGTTTGGTGATGTTAAGCGGGTGGTCACAGACGAGTTTGTGCGTCAAAG atacCTGGAGTATGTGCGAATCCCCCACACAGAGCCGATTGAGTATGAATTCCGCTGGGGTCAACGCGCCGAATTGGAAGTGTCAAAAGTCAAAATCCTGGAGTTCATGGGTCAG ctCCATGACCGGGACCCTCAGAGCTGGAGCCAGCAGTACAAAGAAGCCACCAACCCCAACTCCAACCCCAACTCCACCCAGGCCAGCACTAGTAGTCAGAGATAA